From the genome of Rattus rattus isolate New Zealand chromosome 6, Rrattus_CSIRO_v1, whole genome shotgun sequence:
ACAGCGTCATCATATTGCTGAGGATTGCTAGACACATTCTCATAACCATGTTGTTTCTGATTGTAATGGAGTCATTAGCCTTCACAGGAAGAACATTAAGCAGAAAGGTAAACATGAAATagaatatgtatattattatgcAAATATGTTTTCCTCCTACAGCAACCACCAGCAATCAAGGAGACACACATTCTTCTAGCTCTGCTCTAGGGGTGTGAACTTTTTCATACCATTTCTCCCAAGACCGGACCAAATTTGGCAGAATgtagtaataaaatgactcctgatgtGTCCCACGTGCGACCTCTCGCCGGCAAGAAACACGCGGGGACATAGAAATCCTTGCTGTgaccaaacttttattttaatcctaAGGAGAAGCCTTGGCGCGCCAACATGGTgcgcttatatacaccctagcgtggcgcatccacacctgattggttgcttacccatgatctcataaggAACACCCCTGAGTGGGCAaggacctggcacgaaggcactcttgcacatgtgcacacagataacTTCTTGAAAGGGAGTCGGCTGGCACGGtgaaggctagcgccatcttgtaatggcggaggctatcctggccttccacgtggggcgcagtggaagccagcgccatctagtggtggcgaatgttattgcggccctctacactgATGGACGCATAGATCTGAGACTtactcagccatcatcaaagaagttttCTCCATtagcagagacaaacagatacatAAACCCACAGCTAGAaattatgcagagagtgagagtctTTGAGACACTTGGCAAAATAAATCACTCTGCTTTGCAGAAGATGTCCAACATAAAATGAAGTCAATACAGTTTTTACAGGCCCTTTGCTGTATTGAActtgtgtgtttctatgtatgtatgtatgtatgtatgtatgtatgtatgtatgtatgtatttagtgtgttttttctctgactctttttcttttgattgttttgtactaatctggtttgtttatttttgttttaaattattgttgtttattttttattattgcttaGATGCATTTTAGATTCATAAGGAGACAAATTAAGGATGTGGATCTGGattggaaaggagaagggaaagaaagtggAAAATTAGGGGAAAGGGAAAccctaatcagaatatattaaatgaaaaatgttttttcaataaaagaaaaacataaattttgAATGATGGGGTATGGTATGGATCCTGTGTGATtcacagagctggagaggcagagataggagaatcccTGGGACTACTACCTTGGAACATTTGGCAATTCCCAGGTCCAGAATAAACATACTCTATCAAAGCATGAGGTGAATGGTTTCTGAAATCAGTGGTCAAGGTTGTCTCCTGGCATCCGATGTAAATGAACACATATCTCTTatctatgcacatacatacaaacgcatgcacatttaaaaaaagatattgtatatttgtatttatattaccTGTATATAAACAATTGAACTTACCAATAATATGTCAAtaaatgtagatgaaatggatTGCAAACAAACAGGCATATGAAAGTTTCAGATAAGACTAATTGAGTAACCGTggtaaaaaatggaaaaattaaattcaCATTATTTTTATGATCTAGAAAAATTAGAATTAGGAAACAGAATTTAAGTTACAATTTTAACTAAACTTGATGAATGATaggttaaaatgttttcaaaagaaaagcttaaaaagTTACTATCAGCAAGGAACTTCTTTTGTATGTAATACCACAAACTTTATTTAAATCATATGAAGAATCTCATTTTGCTCCTTGACAATTGaaatttaatacatatttatacttTGGACAAATACCAATTACTTGGGCTATAAAGCATGGCACATACAGTTATCTGAAACTTCAATTCCAGAGGATcccatgacctcttctgacctctttgagCATCAGGAATGCAGTCATGCAAACATGTTGGCCCAGTActtatagatataaataaaaatatgtgaatcaatttttttttggttctttttttcggagctggggaccgaacccagggccttgcgcttcctaggcaagcgctctaccactgagctaaatccccaaccccgtgaatcaattttttaaatttattttatttatctcaatacactgtagctatttccagacacacccaaagagggcatcaggtcccatttcAGATgtttgtaagctaccatgtggtttctgggaattaaaATCAGGACCTCTTGAAGCACAGTCAGTGCAtttatcttctgagccatctctccaaccccaagtgaatcatttttaaaggaaaacagtcATGTTTTAGAAAATCTGGTGGCACTTTGACTGCAAGTTTTTCAACACATTGATTATTCTTTTATCAGAATTGATTTGTACCAAAGGAATAATTGTGAGATAGGCATTCATCACAAACTTCTGAACAGTCAGGATAACTGTGTCATACAACCATAACAAGAGTGAGGTGGATGAGATGATGAAGTCCACACAGTAAATGACCATAAAGAAAATCACCAGTAGCAAGATAGTCTGGGTGGCTCTTTTCTCAGGAGATGCTCTCAGGTGGTTGTCGCTATGAAGATACTTGCAGTGTTTCTGGTGTCTGAACAAGATAATCGCCGTATATGCATTTGTGATCAGCATGActcctacaagaaacacatctctggAGGTTGTCAGTGTTAAAATCAATCCCCTGATGATGTAGTTCATGGGGAGTAGTGAGCAGGATTTAGTGACTTTCAACTGGTTGGTTTCACTCACATTGTTAAAACCACTAATATAGAAGATCATGTGACTATTGATTGAAAAATTGAAAAACCAAATATAGAAAAAAGCATTgatcatgtatatttttattttctgtttaaattttgccAGCAGTGAGGTATGAGGACTGATAATGACTCCTTGGatcacactcaggaggcaggtgatGCAGATAGAAAGGCCTCTCATCACCCTACTTGTGTAAAAAATTGTCTTACACTTCAAATCATTCTCAATGTTCAGTGACTCAAGTATGTCTGTAAGCCAAATATCCCCTCCAGTGAGCAAAAACGTTATGTGAATGAAGGTCAGTTGGCAGGAAATCAGATCCATGGGCTTCGGACTGCGACATAGGATTATGGAAGTAtagaaacaaaggagaaacataTTGGCTAGAACTCCAAGTCCAGCTTGGCAATAAAGGATATTCTTTAATGAGGACATATGTGATAAGTGTATTCATATTAAGAGCTTTGTGATTTCACACGAGGAAAGTGTgaaatatatctgaaaaaaacaaagtatatgTGAAACTTGTGATTCACTAGATAGTATGTCTAAATCGTCATTCTATTGTCCCTAattaattttgattaatttttaacttCTGATGTCCCAGACTGAACCCCATAGCCTATATTTCTATATACCATCCATGTATTTCCTCTACATGAAATATTATAGATAATAAATTCATTCTTGGTCATATCTATACACTCTGAGCACTTTGTCTCTTGCACCTGTGTCTAATGGCTTATAAACACAATCCTATCGATTTAAATTACCACATTttcgtttattttatttatttatatttcaaatatcatccccctcccagtttcccctccacaagccccctatcccttccccctctagCCTCCccctatgagggtactcccccatccacccacccactcctgcctcagccccctttATACCACATTTTATACTTAACATCTAAAACAGTACTGATAAGCACAGAATATTAATCACATTCGTACAACGAAACAAAACAGATGtagccttggggaaaaaaatcacataagaaataaaaacaaacaggtcaTTCATTCTCATGTTCTATAATTTTACTGCACTCTATTTTGCAGCTATCAATGTTTTGACTCAGAAGTCTATGGAATCACAGTTATAATTCATGATAacctcattatttttaatcagCAAAATGTCTGTCTCAATTCACCTTTTGTTATGTTGTATTAATTGGATAACCATTATGGGTATAAATGGTTCTAGGCATTTCATGCTTCAGTTCCCATCACATTAAAAGCCTttgtaagaaatattcaagttaataaaaaaaaaagcctttgtaAGCTCCTTAACAAAATAACTTCCAGCTATTAAGACAAATACTattgttctttcctttctgtgggGGATGGAAGTAAATTGTTAACAGCATAATCCTTATGGCCTTTTCAGCCACCCATACTGTTTTTTACctatctcatttcttttctatttgtctccctctcccctacctAAGAATCCACACATTTTCCTATTTGATAAATTGTGTCCTGATAATCCCCTTCAATTTTCTCCCACCTTCTTCTGTATTTACCTCTCTATTCCCCACTAAGGAGCCCCGAAGTTCCCATTTCTGTGATTAGATTGATTAGATACTTGTAGCCTACAATTCTGCTTTCCATTGCTCCCACCCTCAACCCTATCCTTGCAATGTTTCCATTTTttgctcttctggtttctgtagttTCTACAGGCTACACAATCACATTGGAAGATGTGGAGCTAGAAACCTTCAGCAAGAAAGAACACGTGACATTAAGATAATCACTATTTGCCACACATTATGACAAATGTGAACTTGCTGACGATGTCCACCTAGGGATGCTCTTTGGGAATTCCTGTTGAAAGAGATTCCTTCCCATGTAGTGGAAACAAGGACCGAAGTGTTACCATACATCTTCAGCACCCAGAAATTCTTTACAGTTTCACTCAACAGTCTTACTTTTGGTGCTTATGTAGGTTACTTGGCCTGTTTGATAGGATCAAATTATTATTGAATTGATTTAATTCTGTAATTTAAAATCAGCTTTGtgataaggaaatagaaaatgccTGTACTGATTTAGAACTTTTGGGAAAAAGAGTGCCCaattatattttcaagttcactCCTATAACTTGTAAAGGAATCTTTACTTGTAAAGAATTGTAAAGGAATGGATCATCCCAATCGCCGGAGCCAAATATCTAATTCTCTCATTAACATATATTTACAGTAGCTGTAGAGTGACTATTTTTCAAAAGCTCTGGgattaaggctggagagatagattgGTGCTAAAGACCTTGCAAAGGACCTTGATTAGTTTCCCAACAATGACATATAGTTCATGACCtgaccatctgtaattctaattCTGGTGAACCCATTGCCCtgtgacacagacatacatgcaaatataacattcatgtacataaaataaataaaacttaataaataagtaaaaatctaGGATAATACTTAATTCAAGCCTTCATCTACAAATTGAAAAAAGTAGTAGCCACatacaaagtttaaaattgcaaatacacaaatcatatatataacaaattttaattaattttatatctacaaTTTATTAATAtagcacataaacatacataatgtaaaaagatgaaaatatatgataaaagATAGTAGTCtaaattgtgtttttcttttcccaaaggTATATTGGGAGGTATAAACTCCCTTTTTCATAtccattgtttttaaatgtttttcacgTACAGAAAGTGAAGTGTCTTCTAATTGATCAAGTGGCATCTTCCTCTGGGGTTCACTGAAACTAAGACATGACCAGCATGTACCATGACTGCAAACTGAGTttttcacatatacatgtacatatacatatacatgagaaAGGTCATTAGTTTTACttgaataaaattgaaatgcTGAGACTTTCACATGAGTAGAAATTGTAATATTTAGTTCTAAGTATTAAAAAGCAAAAGCGTGCCCAGTGTCCATAAACATTAATAATTGTGTAGAAGCCATCACTATTAGATTCACccagaataaaaaacaaagtagTGTACAGACAGCTCTTAAGAGATATGCAATCAGAGATCAAGAGCTGACATTTACCAATGCTACACATGATAGAGGACTAACATCCaaatatgcaaagaattcaagaagttaggctccagaaaaccaaataaaagtggggtacagaactcaacagagaattctcaactgaggaatctcaaataactgagaaacacctaaagaaatgttcaacaaccttagtcatcagggaattgcaaatcaaaaaaaccctgagattccacctcacaccaatcagaatgtctaagatcaaaaactcaggtgatagcacatgctgatgaggatgtaaagaaagaggaacactcctccatttctggtaggactgcaagctggtacaaccactctggaaatcagtctgtggtgcctcacaaaattggacatagtgctacctgaggacccagctataccactcttgggcatacacccagaagatgctccaacatataacaaggacacatgttccactatgttcatagcagccttctttataataaccagaatctggaaaaaaacccagatgtcccccaacaaaggaatggatacagaaaatgtggtacatttacatgatgaaggactactcagctaccaaaaacaatgacttcatgaaattcataggcaaatggatgggactagaaaatatcatccggaatgaggaaacccagtcacaaaagaacacacatggtatgcattcactgataggtggacattagccaaaaagaagctctgaatacccatgatacaactcagagACCATAGGAAAACGAAGAAGAAAGAAGGTCacaccaaagtgtagatgctacggtcctactcagaagggggaaagaaaataatcttttggAAGTAgcgggagagagggatctgggagagagaggagggtgagaGAAAAGGGGGGGCACTTATATtgaggaaatgggggagaagtacaTGAATTTGAATGTAGGTGTGGAGCAGTGGGCGAGGGGGAACTGGGTGTAGcccctagaaagtcccagatgccagggacccaagaggttcccaggacccaacaggggcAGGGGGACATTAGGCGAAGTACCCaatgaaggggaaatagaacctgtaCAGACCATATCCAGGAGATAGGCACTGCCCCcgacccacctcaaaaatattaaaccaGAATGCcacctgtcaaaaggaaatgcagggacacagagtggatcagaaactgaaggaaaggccatccagagactgctgcacctagggatccatcccatctgcagacatcaaataCAGACtctgttgcagatgccaagaattgcttacTTACAGGAGaccagtatagctgtcccctgagtgGCTCTGcaagagctggaccaatacagatacgAACTtacacagccaaatattggactgagcatgggcccccaatggagaagttaaggTAAGGAATGTagaagctgaaagggtttgcaaccccataggaagaacaacaatagtaacaaccagatccccccagagctcccagggactaaaccaccaaagagtacatgggGGGCGGGTTgggggatgggtgtgtgtgtggcaggggggGTGTAGGGGGAACCCATGGGCCCAGCTGGATAggcagcagaggattgccttatttggcatcattgggaggggagcccctttgTCATGcagaggcttgatgacccagggtaggggaatgttaagagagctgaggcaggagtgggtgggcaggtgggtgagcaccctcatagaaacaggggagagggggagggaagagggggtagggggttgtggaggggaaactgggacagGGATAACACTTgaatgttgaggtgggagtggttgggtaggagggagagcatcctcatagaagcagggggatgggggatgggagaaggggaaaccaggaaatgggataacatttgaaatgtaaatacataaaatatccaataaaaacgaaatttaaataaataaaataatcaataaaatggaaaaaaggagaaaagagctgTTTTCTACTTAACTCTACATTTCTAAAGAAAGATCGTTATCACACTATGTGAGTTTAGAAGAGTCTTGGTTTTGAATTTATGGTGATCTTTGCCTTTGGCTTTTGTAGAGATTTAATAATCTAAgggacacacaaatataatagaTGACAagtatcattttcattttaagttttagcATATTTAGTGAGTAATGACCTAAAAGCTGTATGACTGCTCAGAGAGAATGAAAAGTGAGCATGTGACTTTCAGGTGACAAGATGCATGGTGTTGGCTGATATACTGTCCACTCTTGGTAACATTAAGTCTTCAGAAATCTCAGGAGATGAAGACCGTAGCCATCCCAGCTAGTTTCAAGGAATTTTTATGAAATAGATAACAACAGCATGACTAAATATTGATTACTGATTAATAATAATTAACTTGTAGTTATTGCATGATACTCTTAAATAACTTAGATATTTGAATAGTTCTTTGAAAATTGAGTTTAGCACTGGTGTAAGTGAAAGCACTAGAAGTTGACTAGCATATCACAGCCACAGTTACAAGCCAGTTCCTCTGAGATAAAGCAGCAGTAGAAATGTCACTGCAGAGACTGTGGGGAAGCAATCATACCCAGCACTGTATAACAAGTTGCATAGTGTGAGGTTGGAAAAGATTTGAAAATATTcactggaaatgtgtgtgtgtgtgtgtgtgtgtgtgtgtgtgtgagagagagagagagagagagagagagagagagagagagagagagagagagagagaaattattgGACTACTCAGATTAAGAATAGAGACATAGCATAGTGTGGGCCAGGTTCGCTAACATGAATACCTACCTATATATCAACTGAGTGAAAACTGAGACATACGAACTGtgtttataatataaaatgaactttaaaagtaTGAAGAATCTGTCCTCTGTTTTTGGTTGACATGATCAAATCCATGGGCCTTACCTAGTGTACTGGTACAGATATTTAATATgaattactcaaaaaaaaaatcctaaaaattcTATAGTACTTGTAAAAGGTAGAAGTTTAAGGTTGCCTACCCCCCtagacaaaggttcagagtagaagaaaaaaaaaaaacaaaaaacaaacagttaGGCCCCGGGATTGtgtgttccaggaagcttctcctaggaccatagaatggataattacatcgGCAGGTtcgacaactctctcccaggaactagctgaccataaagttagattaaaatcttagagaataatcttgagaaacaggaagctcctcctggtgatttttcactggtattctcgacattttcaaatgacgccctccctacccccttgagttgcagtttcttcctttaaattcccttTGTCTTAACTACTGGTGGTCAAACTCCACTGCCCTGGCGTGGGATACAAGTCTTGACCCCAGtacactggttcctatcgataaacctcatgtgattacagcaaggatggtcttgtgtgagttcttgagGGGTcacatcatcctgagacttgattTGAAATACACAGAAAAGATCTACTTTATAAGAAATCATTGCGATAGAATAATCAAATCTCTctacttaaaaaaattatgtaatgTTAACAATGTCTTAAGTCTTCCTAGGTCATAAGTTGAAACTCTAAGGATTCCTAAGTATATGCAAACTTACCAAGTTGGAAAATTAGTGGTGAACATTAAAttagtttatatttattgtatatttctaGCTTaagtttcatatatttaaaggTATGCAGCCAGTTAActcaagaaaacaaggaaaatgagaaaatacaaaatacaatttAAGATAACTTAATACTATAAAGGTAATCCTGCACATCAATCAGTGTGTTTCTTTATCACCCTCTAATGTATTTCAGTGTTCTGTTGCAGTAATAGAAAACTAATACATTTTGCAATACCTAGGTATAACCATATTCTTAGAATTATTAGAGTGCAAACTGTGCGGAGTCCTATGTCAGACATGCTACTTAAAATATTGCATCTGGACCTACTTTTACATGTACATCAATATACATTCACTGTAAAAAAAAGTGATGGGTTTCAGGACATGTTTATTCAATACATAAGATCCATTGTTCACTTTCACCCTATTaccctttcctgtctctctgtccatctttctGCTAGGCCCTATCACCTTTCCAATGGCCTCTTCTACTCTCACAGATACAATCAGAGATCACATTAAGTGAAACCTatgttcttttataaattattagaCCCATACCTGTATGTCTACAAGCATCTGTTGAATGTTTGTTGTACTGTATGGCTCAAAAGTAATATTCTAAGTAGAGAATTCTCTAATCATTTATTACAGAAAATCCTGCTTCCTTCTACCACCTACTTATAGCTCTCCCTATAATGAATAGGAAACACTCACCCAGCTGAACCTTTGATAAACATCCTTGTAGTTATGAGGCCCTAAGAAATTTTTATAAGGAAGAGATGTCATCTCGCTCTAGACACACAGTTATCATCTGGAGAAGGCAGTTCTGACTTTGAGGTTGTTAGGAAGTGGTACACTCAAATGGAAAAGTGAACTTTCCTAATTCCAAGAAAACAGTAGATTAGGAACAGCTGAGCTCTGAGTTTCCTCTGTGTAAGTTATTCTCTCCAGGCAATATCTGTCTGTGTAGATTAATTGTTCCCAGTTCCTGTGAATAAGACAATAGTAACAGCAATATTCCacttaaaagaaacagaaaaccattTTAGATTCCCCCGTGGtatccttccttcttctaaaatatttctgGTAAGCTCCATACTTACGTGAAGGTGGCTTTAGGGTCTCACCTAGAAATTAACAGCTCTTttgataaaatgaagaaagatcaCTTCCTTCAAACACACTTAGGAAAACCTTACAGAGCATATAGAAGTGAGATAATGTAACTGTATTTTCACGAGAAACCAGTGGGCCTGAAATATAGCTCAGTTCATAGAGTGCATGCCTAGAAAGTATTGTGTATGTAGGACACCATGAAATAAGTTAAACCTTACCAAGTCAATTGGCAAACACAAGACCTTCAGTAAGATCATAGAATAAACCAGCTCAAAGGCATACCTGTataacacaagaaacacacagaacacacaaaaaGATAAGAGTAGAATCAACACATTTCCATGAATCTTATACATAAAACATTAAGTATCCAGAACTAAAAAGTGGATT
Proteins encoded in this window:
- the LOC116903037 gene encoding putative vomeronasal receptor-like protein 4, giving the protein MSSLKNILYCQAGLGVLANMFLLCFYTSIILCRSPKPMDLISCQLTFIHITFLLTGGDIWLTDILESLNIENDLKCKTIFYTSRVMRGLSICITCLLSVIQGVIISPHTSLLAKFKQKIKIYMINAFFYIWFFNFSINSHMIFYISGFNNVSETNQLKVTKSCSLLPMNYIIRGLILTLTTSRDVFLVGVMLITNAYTAIILFRHQKHCKYLHSDNHLRASPEKRATQTILLLVIFFMVIYCVDFIISSTSLLLWLYDTVILTVQKFVMNAYLTIIPLVQINSDKRIINVLKNLQSKCHQIF